In Geotalea uraniireducens, one genomic interval encodes:
- the rimI gene encoding ribosomal protein S18-alanine N-acetyltransferase yields the protein MSYQDLDEVIAIEAESFSRPWNRDHFAAELQSPHSFPLAARNADGRIAGYICPMLVHDEGEILDVAVAPGYRGQGIGRQLLQRALGDLRQRGAAVVMLEVRISNMPAIELYRRAGFSESGSRKRYYENGEDALLMTYHFE from the coding sequence ATGAGCTACCAGGATCTCGACGAGGTCATTGCCATCGAAGCGGAGTCGTTCTCCCGTCCCTGGAACAGGGATCATTTCGCCGCCGAACTGCAATCCCCCCATTCGTTCCCTCTCGCTGCCCGTAACGCCGATGGCCGGATCGCCGGTTACATCTGTCCGATGCTGGTACATGACGAAGGGGAAATCCTCGATGTTGCCGTCGCCCCCGGCTATCGTGGTCAGGGGATTGGCCGGCAGTTGCTGCAGCGGGCGCTGGGCGACCTGCGACAGCGGGGTGCGGCGGTGGTAATGCTCGAAGTACGGATTTCCAATATGCCGGCCATCGAGTTGTATCGGCGAGCAGGTTTCAGTGAATCGGGCAGCCGCAAACGCTACTATGAAAATGGCGAAGATGCGCTCCTTATGACCTACCACTTCGAA
- the purM gene encoding phosphoribosylformylglycinamidine cyclo-ligase: MSEKGITYKDAGVDIDAGNTFVRMIKPFVKATSRPEVISDIGGFGGLFSLNTNKYKNPVLVSGTDGVGTKLKVAMLANRHDTIGIDLVAMCVNDIVVQGAEPLFFLDYFATGKLEPEQGAAIVKGISEGCIQAGCALIGGETAEMPGFYEPGKYDLAGFTVGVVERDAIIDGSSITVGNTLIGIASSGLHSNGYSLARKIIFDAMGLGIDDQLPGTGRTVAEELLVPTKIYVRTVLNLLRDFRVNGIAHITGGGLLENVPRILPKGCKAVIRRDSWTVPPVFRTLQEAGAIADTEMYRTFNCGIGMVLAVPEKEADEILIRLSGLHEEAFIIGEIAKCEVGSESVELV, from the coding sequence TTGAGCGAAAAAGGAATTACCTATAAAGATGCCGGTGTCGATATCGATGCCGGCAATACGTTTGTCCGGATGATCAAGCCGTTTGTCAAGGCGACTTCGCGTCCCGAGGTCATTTCCGATATCGGGGGCTTCGGCGGGCTTTTTTCCCTGAATACCAACAAATACAAGAATCCGGTCCTCGTCTCCGGGACCGATGGTGTGGGCACCAAGCTGAAGGTTGCGATGCTGGCGAATCGCCACGATACCATCGGGATCGACCTGGTCGCCATGTGCGTCAACGATATCGTCGTTCAGGGGGCGGAGCCGCTGTTCTTCCTCGACTATTTTGCGACCGGCAAACTTGAGCCGGAGCAAGGGGCGGCCATCGTCAAAGGGATCTCCGAAGGGTGCATCCAGGCCGGTTGTGCCCTGATCGGCGGCGAAACCGCCGAAATGCCGGGTTTTTACGAGCCGGGGAAATACGATCTGGCCGGCTTCACGGTCGGCGTCGTCGAGCGGGATGCCATTATCGACGGTTCGTCGATCACGGTCGGCAACACGCTGATCGGTATCGCCTCCAGCGGGCTGCACAGCAACGGCTATTCGCTGGCGCGGAAGATCATTTTCGATGCGATGGGCCTGGGCATTGATGACCAACTCCCCGGCACCGGCCGGACCGTGGCGGAGGAACTGCTTGTCCCCACCAAGATTTATGTGCGAACCGTCCTGAATCTGCTGCGGGATTTCCGGGTCAACGGCATTGCCCATATTACCGGCGGCGGGCTGTTGGAAAACGTCCCGCGTATCCTGCCCAAAGGGTGCAAGGCGGTTATCAGGCGCGACAGCTGGACGGTGCCCCCGGTTTTCCGCACCCTTCAGGAGGCGGGCGCCATCGCTGATACCGAAATGTACCGGACATTCAATTGCGGCATTGGCATGGTCCTGGCCGTTCCGGAAAAAGAGGCGGATGAAATCCTGATCAGGCTGTCCGGCCTTCACGAAGAGGCATTCATCATCGGCGAAATTGCCAAGTGTGAGGTCGGTTCCGAATCCGTTGAGCTGGTCTGA